The Oncorhynchus mykiss isolate Arlee chromosome 30, USDA_OmykA_1.1, whole genome shotgun sequence genome includes a window with the following:
- the LOC110521613 gene encoding glycosaminoglycan xylosylkinase has protein sequence MKLKQRVVLLVAVLLLLGLAKFFLLDGGEGSAASRRDLRAFRKMEAGLSLSRGDRLTHTLQSPWEVANQWVGPREVYPEETPELAAVLSALGTARVERADVGYKGTQLKALLILDGGQKVVFKPKRYSRGYVVEGEPYAGYDRHNAEVAAFHLDRILGFRRAPLVVGRFVNLRTEIKPVATDQLLSTFLMQGNNSCFYGKCYYCRESEPACAEGDMMEGSVTLWLPDVWPLQKHRHPWGRTYREGKLARWEYDESYCDAVKKMPPYDAGPRLLDVIDTAIFDYLIGNADRHHYESFQDDGGASMLILLDNAKSFGNAALDERSILAPIYQCCMVRVSTWNRLNLLRAGALSSALRQALTFDPINPVLAEPHLAALDRRLSGVIATIQQCVESLGPDNTLIEDRMILPHP, from the exons ATGAAGTTGAAACAGCGGGTGGTGTTGCTGGTTGCTGTGCTACTCCTGTTGGGGCTGGCCAAATTCTTTCtgctggatggaggagaggggtccGCAGCCAGTCGACGAGACCTCCGGGCCTTCCGCAAG ATGGAGGCAGGCCTGTCTCTCTCACGCGGTGACCGGCTAACACACACCCTCCAGTCTCCATGGGAGGTGGCAAACCAATGGGTGGGCCCCAGGGAGGTGTACCCTGAGGAGACCCCCGAGCTGGCAGCCGTCCTCTCCGCGCTGGGCACTGCCCGAGTGGAGCGGGCAGATGTGGGCTACAAGGGCACCCAGCTCAAAGCTCTACTAATACTGGAcggggggcagaaggtggtcttcAAACCCAAGAG gTATAGTAGAGGCTATGTGGTAGAAGGAGAGCCTTATGCAGGTTATGACAGACACAACGCAGAGGTGGCAGCTTTTCACCTGGACAG GATCCTGGGTTTCAGAAGAGCACCCCTAGTGGTCGGGAGGTTTGTCAACCTGAGGACTGAGATCAAACCTGTCGCTACGGACCAGCTACTCAGTACCTTTCTAATGcagg gtaatAATAGTTGTTTCTATGGGAAGTGTTACTACTGTAGAGAGAGTGAACCGGCATGTGCGGAGGGAGATATGATGGAGGGATCGGTAACTCTCTGGCTGCCAGACGTCTGGCCTCTCCAGAAACACAGACACCCCTGGGGACGCACCTACAGGGAGGGCAAACTGGCCAG GTGGGAGTATGATGAGAGCTACTGTGATGCGGTGAAGAAGATGCCTCCGTACGACGCCGGTCCCAGACTGCTGGACGTCATAGACACAGCCATCTTTGATTACCTCATCGGCAACGCCGACCGACATCACTACGAGAGTTTCCAAGACGATGGAGGAGCCAGCATGCTCATCCTGCTGGATAACGCCAAGAG TTTTGGGAATGCAGCTTTGGATGAAAGAAGCATTCTGGCCCCTATATATCAGTGTTGCAT gGTGCGTGTGTCTACGTGGAACAGGTTGAACCTGCTGAGAGCTGGGGCTCTGAGTTCAGCCCTAAGACAGGCCCTGACCTTTGACCCCATTAACCCTGTCCTGGCCGAGCCCCACCTGGCTGCCCTGGACAGACGGCTGTCTGGTGTTATAGCAACCATCCAGCAGTGTGTAGAGTCGCTGGGCCCCGACAACACACTGATAGAGGACCGCATGATCCTGCCACACCCCTAG